The Chroicocephalus ridibundus chromosome 3, bChrRid1.1, whole genome shotgun sequence genome has a segment encoding these proteins:
- the KCNS3 gene encoding potassium voltage-gated channel subfamily S member 3, producing MVYGEFFRRPGKDAELINLNVGGFKQSVDQSTLLRFPHTRLGKLLKCHSEEAILELCDDYSVADKEYYFDRNPSLFRYVLNFYYTGKLHVMEELCVFSFCQEIEYWGINELFIDSCCSNRYQERKEEGPEKDWDQKSNDRSIDSSNEESSIFDKELEKFDNLCFGEIRKKIWVRMENPAYCLSAKLIAVSSLSVVLASIVAMCIHSMPEFQRLDANDREIEDPVLEAVEVTCIIWFTAELVIRLITAPSQKKFWKKPLNIIDFVSIIPFYATLAVDTKEEESEDIENMGKVVQILRLMRIFRILKLARHSVGLRSLGATLRHSYQEVGLLLLFLSVGISIFSVLVYSVEKDDDSSELHSIPVCWWWATISMTTVGYGDTYPVTLAGKLLGTLCIICGILVVALPITIIFNKFSKYYQKQKDIDPDQCNNDRKEKCNDLPYFNIRDIYAKKMHSFISSLSSVGIVVSDQDSTDASSIQDMEEVYNTTSLENGTGK from the coding sequence ATGGTTTATGGTGAATTTTTCCGCAGACCCGGCAAAGATGCAGAACTTATCAACTTGAATGTGGGTGGCTTTAAACAATCAGTGGATCAAAGCACCTTGCTCCGATTTCCCCATACCAGACTCGGGAAACTTCTCAAATGCCATTCGGAAGAGGCTATTCTAGAACTGTGTGATGATTATAGTGTTGCAGACAAAGAATATTACTTTGACAGGAATCCTTCCTTGTTCCGATATGTTCTGAATTTTTACTACACGGGCAAACTTCATGTCATGGAAGAACtttgtgtcttttccttctgccagGAAATAGAGTACTGGGGGATAAATGAGCTGTTTATTGATTCCTGCTGCAGCAATCGGtaccaagaaaggaaagaagaaggtCCTGAGAAAGACTGGGATCAGAAGAGCAATGACAGAAGTATAGACTCCTCTAACGAAGAGTCATCCATATTTGATAAAGAGCTGGAAAAGTTTGACAATCTGTGTTTTggtgaaataagaaagaagatCTGGGTCAGAATGGAAAATCCTGCATACTGCTTGTCTGCCAAGTTAATTGCCGTGTCGTCCCTCAGTGTCGTCCTGGCGTCAATCGTGGCCATGTGCATTCACAGCATGCCAGAGTTTCAAAGGCTGGACGCCAATGACAGGGAGATTGAAGACCCTGTGCTGGAAGCTGTGGAGGTTACGTGCATCATCTGGTTCACGGCTGAGCTAGTAATCAGGCTCATCACTGCTCCGAGTCAAAAGAAGTTCTGGAAGAAACCACTGAATATCATTGATTTTGTCTCTATTATCCCATTTTATGCCACGTTGGCTGTGGACAcgaaggaagaagaaagtgaagatATTGAAAACATGGGGAAAGTGGTTCAGATCCTGAGGTTAATGAGGATATTTCGCATCCTGAAACTGGCCAGGCACTCTGTAGGACTGCGGTCTTTAGGCGCCACTTTGAGACATAGCTATCAGGAAGTTggacttctgcttttgtttttgtcagTTGGGATTTCTATTTTTTCAGTGCTTGTCTACTCAGTGGAGAAAGATGATGACTCATCAGAACTGCACAGCATCCCTGTTTGCTGGTGGTGGGCAACCATCAGCATGACCACTGTTGGTTATGGGGACACTTACCCGGTCACGCTTGCTGGAAAGCTGCTTGGCACCCTATGCATTATCTGCGGAATACTAGTAGTAGCACTTCCAATCACCATTATTTTCAATAAGTTCTCTAAGTACTATCAAAAACAAAAAGATATTGATCCAGACCAATGCAACAATGATCGCAAAGAGAAATGTAATGACCTACCTTATTTTAACATTAGGGATATTTATGCAAAAAAGATGCACTCCTTCATTTCTAGCCTTTCTTCGGTAGGAATTGTAGTCAGCGACCAAGATTCCACAGACGCCTCCAGCATCCAAGATATGGAGGAAGTTTATAACACAACATCTTTAGAGAATGGTACAGGAAAATGA